One Campylobacter concisus DNA segment encodes these proteins:
- the lpxC gene encoding UDP-3-O-acyl-N-acetylglucosamine deacetylase codes for MKQTTIARRVETVGIGLHKGEPIRLILEPLDANSGIILHREDLGISFKAEPKNVINTQMATVVGNEKGFVSTIEHLMSAINGYGIDNIRISVDANEIPVMDGSAISFCMLLDEAGIRYLDAGKKVILVRREVEVVEGSKFVRTSPSRSPKFDYTIKFDHPVIGEQRYVFDFSKSSFIKNIARARTFGFLKDLQRLQAQNLALGASLDNAVAIDDTHILNPEGLRFENEFVRHKILDAIGDLSLLGAPLLGDYTAFAGSHDLNHKLTLALMADEKNYEIATLNGELLKEYQKVFA; via the coding sequence TTGAAACAAACTACTATCGCAAGACGCGTTGAGACCGTTGGTATAGGGCTTCATAAAGGTGAGCCGATAAGACTTATACTAGAACCTCTTGATGCAAATTCTGGTATTATTTTGCACCGCGAAGATCTTGGTATTAGTTTTAAGGCTGAGCCTAAAAATGTGATAAATACGCAGATGGCAACCGTTGTTGGCAACGAAAAGGGCTTTGTTAGTACGATTGAGCATCTAATGTCAGCCATAAATGGTTATGGTATTGATAATATTAGAATCTCTGTTGATGCAAATGAAATTCCAGTCATGGATGGCAGTGCGATAAGCTTTTGCATGCTACTTGATGAAGCTGGCATAAGATATCTTGATGCTGGCAAAAAAGTAATTCTTGTCCGCCGTGAAGTTGAGGTTGTTGAGGGTTCTAAATTTGTGCGAACTTCACCTTCAAGAAGTCCAAAATTTGACTATACGATAAAATTTGATCATCCAGTTATTGGTGAACAAAGATATGTTTTTGATTTTAGTAAAAGCTCTTTTATAAAAAATATAGCTCGTGCTAGGACTTTTGGCTTTTTGAAAGATTTACAACGTTTACAAGCTCAAAATTTAGCTCTTGGCGCATCGCTTGATAATGCTGTGGCAATCGATGATACACATATCCTAAATCCAGAAGGTTTGAGATTTGAAAATGAGTTTGTAAGGCACAAAATTTTAGATGCGATTGGTGATTTAAGCTTGCTTGGAGCGCCTTTGTTGGGCGATTATACAGCATTTGCTGGAAGCCACGATCTAAATCACAAATTAACTCTTGCTTTGATGGCCGATGAGAAAAACTACGAGATCGCAACTCTAAATGGTGAACTTCTAAAAGAGTATCAAAAGGTATTTGCATAG
- a CDS encoding formate--tetrahydrofolate ligase — protein MLSDIEITHQTKLEHISKVAARLGLDEDELELYGKFKAKISPRLEPSNSKLILVTATNPTPYGEGKTTMSIGLADALNSLNKKVCLALREPSLGPVFGIKGGAAGGGYSQLAPMEDLNLHFTGDFHAITSANNLISAMIDNSLYQENPLKIEKILWKRCMDMNDRALRFITVGQGGRTDGVPREDGFNITAASEIMAVLCLATSLSDLKERVANIMVAYDSDKKPIYVRDLGCEDAVCILLKDAIKPNLFQTLEHTPTLVHGGPFANIAHGCNSVIATKTALNLADYVITEAGFGSELGAEKFLDIKCRVAGIKPSAVVLVSTIRSLKYNGEANKDEITKPDMNALKKGIENLGGHIENLKVKFGQNVVVALNKFGFDTDEEINFVKEYCRELGVEVAVCENFLKGGKGAVELAELVLKACDKPSKINFTYEMSDDTKTKIEKVAKEIYGAGEVVFEEAALKKIEMIKELNLSHLPVCIAKTQYSFSDDAKLLGRAKGFTFSVKDLDIRTGAGFIVAVCGKIMLMPGLPKVPAAVNMKIDAEGKIDGLS, from the coding sequence ATGCTAAGCGACATAGAGATAACTCACCAAACGAAACTAGAACACATCAGTAAAGTTGCCGCAAGACTAGGTTTAGACGAAGACGAGCTCGAGCTTTATGGAAAATTTAAGGCTAAAATTTCTCCTAGACTTGAGCCGTCAAACTCAAAGCTCATCTTAGTCACTGCGACTAATCCAACTCCGTATGGCGAGGGTAAAACGACTATGTCTATCGGCTTAGCCGATGCGCTAAATTCACTTAATAAAAAGGTTTGCCTAGCGCTTCGTGAGCCATCTCTTGGGCCAGTTTTTGGCATAAAGGGTGGAGCAGCAGGTGGCGGCTACTCACAGCTTGCGCCGATGGAGGATCTAAATTTACACTTCACTGGCGATTTTCACGCGATAACATCGGCAAATAACCTGATTTCAGCGATGATAGATAATAGCCTTTATCAAGAAAACCCACTAAAAATAGAGAAAATTTTATGGAAGCGCTGTATGGATATGAACGACCGCGCGCTTAGATTTATCACTGTGGGTCAGGGCGGTAGAACAGATGGCGTGCCAAGAGAAGATGGCTTTAATATCACCGCTGCAAGCGAGATCATGGCTGTGCTTTGTCTAGCTACGAGCCTTTCTGATCTAAAAGAGCGTGTGGCAAATATCATGGTTGCCTACGATAGCGATAAAAAGCCTATCTACGTGCGTGATCTAGGCTGCGAAGACGCTGTTTGTATACTTTTAAAAGATGCGATCAAGCCAAATTTATTTCAAACGCTTGAGCACACACCTACGCTCGTGCATGGTGGTCCATTTGCAAACATCGCGCACGGCTGCAACTCAGTCATCGCAACAAAAACAGCTCTAAATTTAGCTGACTACGTCATCACTGAAGCTGGCTTTGGCTCTGAGCTTGGTGCGGAGAAATTTTTAGATATAAAATGTAGGGTTGCTGGCATCAAACCAAGTGCTGTAGTGCTTGTAAGTACGATAAGATCGCTAAAATATAATGGCGAAGCAAACAAAGATGAGATTACAAAACCAGATATGAACGCTCTTAAAAAAGGTATCGAAAACCTTGGCGGACACATCGAAAATTTAAAAGTCAAATTTGGTCAAAATGTAGTTGTGGCGCTTAATAAATTTGGATTTGACACCGATGAAGAGATAAATTTCGTAAAAGAGTACTGCCGTGAGCTTGGCGTAGAAGTGGCAGTTTGTGAGAATTTCTTAAAAGGTGGCAAAGGTGCGGTTGAGCTAGCTGAACTAGTTTTAAAAGCATGCGATAAGCCAAGTAAGATAAATTTCACCTACGAGATGAGCGATGATACGAAAACTAAGATAGAAAAGGTCGCTAAAGAAATTTACGGAGCTGGTGAGGTGGTCTTTGAAGAGGCCGCTCTTAAAAAGATCGAGATGATAAAAGAGCTAAATTTGAGCCATTTGCCAGTTTGTATCGCAAAAACTCAGTATTCATTTAGTGACGATGCGAAGCTTTTGGGCAGAGCAAAGGGCTTTACATTTAGCGTAAAAGACCTTGACATTAGAACTGGAGCTGGCTTTATCGTAGCAGTTTGCGGTAAGATCATGCTAATGCCAGGACTTCCAAAAGTGCCAGCTGCGGTCAATATGAAGATAGACGCAGAGGGCAAGATCGACGGCTTGTCGTAA
- the thrB gene encoding homoserine kinase: MNILVPATSANLGPGFDALGLSLKLFNSVKIEPAKFSSVSINGEGSGSVNLKRNNIFLSIFNEIFFELTGKNENFRVVFENNIPFSRGLGSSSAVIVGAIASAYEMAGFKASKETVLNKAIIYETHPDNISPAVHGGFISAIVKNGNVYANKINLCDEIKAVVVIPNKPMSTSSSRQILPKNYTMKECVNNLSHAAFLTSCFYEKKYDLLKIASKDLMHEERRMHALEELFEVRKVAYENGALMSTLSGSGSSFLNIAYKDDAKNLQDILKSKFSDFRVEVFSFDNDGYEITQS; encoded by the coding sequence TTGAATATCTTAGTGCCTGCAACAAGTGCGAATTTGGGCCCTGGTTTTGATGCTTTGGGGCTTAGTTTGAAGCTTTTTAATAGCGTGAAAATCGAGCCAGCAAAATTTAGCTCAGTGTCGATAAACGGCGAAGGCAGTGGAAGTGTAAATTTAAAGAGAAATAATATATTCTTAAGTATTTTTAATGAAATTTTTTTTGAGCTAACTGGTAAAAATGAAAATTTTAGAGTCGTTTTTGAAAATAATATCCCATTTTCAAGGGGACTTGGTAGTAGCTCCGCTGTGATCGTTGGAGCCATTGCTTCAGCGTACGAAATGGCTGGCTTTAAGGCAAGTAAAGAGACAGTTTTAAATAAAGCTATCATCTACGAAACCCATCCTGATAATATCTCGCCAGCAGTTCACGGCGGATTTATCAGTGCGATCGTAAAAAATGGCAATGTTTACGCAAATAAAATAAATTTATGTGACGAGATAAAAGCAGTAGTTGTCATCCCAAATAAGCCAATGAGTACATCCTCGTCAAGACAAATTTTACCAAAGAACTATACGATGAAAGAATGCGTAAATAACTTATCTCATGCCGCTTTTTTAACGTCTTGTTTTTATGAAAAAAAGTATGATCTCTTAAAAATAGCAAGCAAAGATTTGATGCATGAAGAGCGTAGAATGCACGCTTTAGAAGAACTTTTTGAAGTTAGAAAAGTAGCTTATGAAAATGGTGCTTTAATGAGTACGCTTTCAGGCTCAGGCTCAAGCTTTTTAAATATCGCTTACAAAGATGATGCTAAAAATTTACAAGATATTTTAAAGAGTAAATTTAGTGATTTTAGGGTTGAGGTTTTTTCATTTGATAACGATGGATACGAAATTACGCAAAGCTAA
- a CDS encoding M23 family metallopeptidase, whose amino-acid sequence MYRRGIGGFGIVVLLLILILAGGLGYALMSKDFERNEPIIGVADKVYWNLRTPMNIKFKDDSGIKFVRISMNDGKNDLNLLNQIIQNPSTELDVNLTFPKTGFFAQKDTYEMNIEAVDTSKWSFFTGNKASKKVEVVLDTSKPDLYVLSQSYSISKGGSAVVVFRATDNQLKEVYVQTNFGKKFKAVPFYKEGFYAALVAWPVQVENFSAEVIARDFAGNESKSHVRYFYENVKYKTSTIALNDRFLDGKIVDLTDQYAKDPSALSRLEKMRFVNETLRNSNEEKITALTTNPGDEMLTGFSVTPFYPLRNGKKVADFADHRYYTYNNEQVSESWHMGIDFASVAAAPIIASNAGRVVLASENGIYGLNIVIDHGFGLYSLYGHCSSTRVKEGDMVAAGDQIGTTGTSGLALGDHLHFGILVQGEEVRPQQWMDKKWIKDNITSVLDAAKAMIDKN is encoded by the coding sequence ATGTATAGACGTGGAATTGGTGGTTTTGGTATTGTTGTGCTTTTGCTAATTTTAATCTTAGCCGGTGGTCTTGGCTATGCTTTGATGTCAAAAGATTTTGAGCGAAATGAGCCGATAATCGGTGTTGCTGATAAGGTTTATTGGAATCTTAGAACCCCAATGAATATCAAATTTAAAGATGATAGCGGTATAAAATTTGTACGAATTAGTATGAATGATGGGAAAAATGATCTAAATTTATTAAATCAAATCATACAAAATCCAAGTACTGAGCTTGATGTAAATTTAACCTTTCCAAAGACTGGCTTTTTTGCTCAAAAAGATACTTATGAGATGAATATTGAAGCTGTAGATACTAGTAAATGGAGCTTTTTTACTGGCAACAAAGCTAGTAAAAAGGTTGAAGTGGTGCTTGATACTTCAAAGCCTGATCTTTACGTGCTTTCGCAGTCTTATTCTATCTCAAAAGGTGGTAGTGCGGTTGTGGTCTTTAGAGCAACTGATAATCAGCTAAAAGAGGTCTATGTGCAGACAAATTTTGGTAAGAAATTTAAGGCTGTCCCATTTTATAAAGAGGGCTTTTATGCAGCACTCGTTGCTTGGCCAGTTCAGGTTGAAAATTTTAGTGCTGAGGTCATTGCAAGAGACTTTGCAGGCAACGAAAGCAAGTCACATGTTAGATATTTTTACGAAAATGTAAAGTATAAAACTTCAACTATTGCATTAAATGATAGATTTTTAGATGGTAAGATAGTTGATTTAACTGATCAATATGCAAAAGATCCAAGCGCACTTTCAAGACTTGAGAAAATGAGATTTGTCAATGAAACGCTTAGAAATTCAAACGAAGAAAAAATAACAGCACTTACTACAAATCCTGGCGATGAGATGTTAACTGGCTTTAGTGTGACTCCGTTTTATCCACTAAGAAATGGTAAAAAAGTGGCTGACTTCGCCGATCACCGATACTATACATATAATAACGAGCAAGTAAGTGAGTCTTGGCATATGGGAATAGACTTTGCAAGTGTGGCAGCGGCTCCTATAATAGCTAGTAATGCTGGTCGTGTCGTACTTGCATCCGAAAATGGAATTTATGGATTAAATATTGTGATCGATCATGGATTTGGGCTTTATTCGCTTTATGGACACTGCTCAAGCACTAGAGTAAAAGAGGGCGATATGGTCGCTGCTGGTGATCAAATAGGTACTACTGGAACTAGTGGTCTTGCGCTTGGAGATCATTTGCACTTTGGAATTTTAGTCCAAGGTGAAGAGGTAAGACCTCAACAATGGATGGACAAAAAGTGGATAAAAGACAATATCACAAGTGTCTTAGATGCTGCAAAAGCGATGATAGACAAGAACTAA
- the rimP gene encoding ribosome maturation factor RimP, with protein MDNLDKLVRECGVELYDSEIANENGRAIFRVYIIKNGGVSLDDCEKVSRLLSPIFDVTPPVSGDYNLEVSSPGLERKLSKPSHFKASVGELVKVQTETEKFAGRLVKADEEGIAVENEEGIFEINISEIKKAKTYLEW; from the coding sequence ATGGATAATTTAGACAAACTAGTACGCGAATGCGGTGTCGAGCTTTACGATAGCGAGATCGCAAATGAAAATGGTAGGGCTATTTTTAGAGTTTATATTATAAAAAATGGCGGAGTGAGCCTTGACGACTGTGAAAAAGTGAGCCGTCTGCTCTCACCTATCTTTGACGTGACACCGCCAGTTAGTGGGGATTATAACCTCGAAGTTAGTTCGCCTGGCCTTGAAAGAAAACTTAGTAAGCCATCTCACTTTAAAGCGAGCGTTGGCGAGCTTGTAAAAGTTCAAACTGAGACTGAGAAATTTGCAGGAAGGCTTGTAAAAGCAGACGAAGAGGGCATAGCAGTTGAAAACGAAGAGGGAATCTTTGAGATCAACATCAGTGAGATAAAAAAAGCAAAAACATATTTGGAGTGGTAA
- the rbfA gene encoding 30S ribosome-binding factor RbfA, which yields MNANEIKRMRTESVLKELIPEALATLEDSILKGLCVTDVECKKGRYDAFVYLDKMAFDEREQEYILGHLKRVCRHLQNHCMAAEGWYRCPNFHFKFDDRLEYQNHMDKLFDKISKDLNKNG from the coding sequence ATGAACGCTAACGAGATAAAGCGTATGAGAACAGAGAGTGTGCTAAAAGAGCTCATCCCAGAGGCTTTAGCTACTCTTGAAGATAGCATTTTAAAGGGGCTTTGTGTCACTGATGTCGAGTGTAAAAAGGGCAGATACGACGCCTTTGTTTATCTTGATAAGATGGCTTTTGATGAGCGTGAACAAGAGTATATTTTGGGACATTTAAAGCGAGTTTGCAGACACTTGCAAAACCACTGCATGGCAGCTGAGGGCTGGTACAGATGCCCAAATTTTCACTTTAAATTTGATGATAGGTTAGAGTATCAAAACCATATGGATAAGTTGTTTGATAAAATTTCAAAGGATTTAAACAAAAATGGATAA
- a CDS encoding glycoprotease, whose translation MTTDEHVSEALIKILENLSSKFNITKIIYANTPGSFMGLKVAYVILKTFSLAKGCEFYAVSGFSLNGSQAIRANKNLSFVLKDGKILLEKVGPVGFSLPLNLDELKLNSDTLPDYIIQAV comes from the coding sequence ATTACAACTGATGAACATGTCAGTGAAGCTTTGATAAAAATCTTAGAAAATTTATCCTCTAAATTTAATATCACAAAAATTATCTATGCAAATACGCCAGGAAGCTTTATGGGGTTAAAGGTGGCCTATGTCATCTTAAAGACTTTCTCTTTAGCAAAGGGTTGCGAATTTTATGCGGTTAGCGGCTTTAGCTTAAATGGCAGCCAAGCGATCAGGGCAAATAAAAATTTAAGCTTTGTTTTAAAAGATGGCAAAATTTTACTTGAAAAAGTAGGGCCAGTAGGATTTAGTTTGCCTTTAAATTTAGATGAATTAAAACTAAATTCAGATACACTACCAGATTATATCATCCAAGCAGTTTAG
- the infB gene encoding translation initiation factor IF-2: MSNVRISEIANELGYPSKEIVEKAQELGLKVKTHSNAVSLEEAEAIYEYVQTGVIPDKFKKKKSEPKPKKEPKKEVEKESVKKEEKQKSESKKATTKTESKSVKAETKKETQILEEKQKIEPKKEEIKVEQKQVEALRPKESLADVTQKRRGLVIVKKKKDYETPIATKEEKKPEPSIANISDFKSMFSSSDENLAKKKKKDKKVVVASKKDSAQKMDLLGGSDFGDIVLEDEDVVVLPDFSFKTPAPAPAQKTKQPNVMRTTVNNTINSFGEGGIQRRARKKHKKPENKQNNEAVTSINIPKEIRVYEFAEKLNKQPSEVIGKLFMLGMMTTKNDFLDEDAIEILADEFNVEVNIIDDQKEFDYVAAYEEEIKDDENLQPRAPVITIMGHVDHGKTSLLDYIRKSRVAAGEAGGITQHVGAYMVNKNGKNITFIDTPGHEAFTAMRARGAGVTDIVIIVVAADDGVKPQTKEAVSHAKAAGVPIIIAINKMDKESANPDLVKTGLAELDIMPTEWGGKYEFVPISAKTGMGIDDLLEIVLLQADLLELKANPKANAKATVIESSLQKGRGPVATIIVENGTLHVGDTVVAGVAYGKIRSLLDDQGKPLQDIKPGECGVIVGLSEIAEAGETLIGVKTDKEAREYAQKKAEYIRQKELSKSTKVSIDELSAKIAEGELKTLPVIIKADVGGSLEALKASLEKLANDEIRVNVIHSGVGGITQSDVALASASEDCIILGFNIRPTGEIKEKAKESGVEIKTYNVIYNLIDDVKAILGGLMSPIIREEQLGQAQVRQVIHVPKVGTIAGCIVTEGTINRGAKIRLIREGVVVYEGSVSSLKRFKDDVKEVAKGYECGVGIENFNDIRENDYIESFKEVKEKATL, translated from the coding sequence ATGAGCAATGTTAGGATTTCAGAGATCGCAAACGAGCTTGGCTATCCAAGTAAAGAGATAGTAGAAAAAGCTCAAGAGTTAGGATTAAAAGTCAAAACTCACTCAAATGCAGTTAGCCTTGAAGAGGCCGAAGCTATATATGAATATGTTCAAACTGGCGTGATACCAGATAAATTTAAAAAGAAAAAGAGTGAACCTAAACCAAAAAAAGAGCCTAAAAAAGAAGTAGAAAAAGAGTCAGTAAAAAAAGAAGAAAAACAAAAAAGTGAATCTAAAAAAGCTACTACTAAAACTGAGTCAAAGTCGGTAAAAGCTGAGACTAAGAAAGAGACACAAATTTTAGAAGAAAAACAAAAAATCGAGCCTAAAAAAGAAGAAATCAAAGTAGAGCAAAAACAAGTCGAAGCTCTAAGACCAAAAGAGAGCTTGGCTGATGTGACTCAAAAAAGACGTGGCCTTGTGATAGTAAAAAAGAAAAAAGATTATGAAACGCCAATTGCTACAAAAGAAGAGAAAAAGCCTGAACCAAGCATAGCTAATATAAGCGATTTTAAAAGTATGTTTTCATCAAGCGATGAAAATTTAGCTAAGAAAAAGAAAAAAGATAAAAAAGTAGTTGTTGCAAGTAAAAAGGATAGCGCCCAGAAGATGGATCTGCTTGGAGGAAGTGATTTTGGTGACATAGTGCTAGAAGATGAAGATGTAGTCGTTCTTCCTGATTTTAGTTTTAAAACTCCGGCACCAGCACCAGCTCAAAAGACAAAACAGCCAAATGTTATGAGAACTACGGTCAATAATACAATAAATTCTTTTGGCGAGGGCGGCATTCAAAGAAGAGCTAGAAAAAAACACAAAAAGCCTGAAAATAAACAAAACAACGAAGCTGTGACCTCTATAAATATTCCAAAAGAAATTCGTGTTTATGAATTTGCTGAGAAGCTAAACAAACAGCCAAGTGAGGTCATAGGCAAGCTTTTTATGCTTGGTATGATGACAACAAAAAATGACTTTTTAGATGAAGATGCGATTGAAATTTTAGCCGATGAGTTTAATGTAGAGGTTAATATCATCGATGATCAAAAAGAATTTGACTACGTAGCAGCCTATGAAGAAGAGATAAAAGACGATGAAAATCTCCAGCCAAGAGCACCAGTCATAACCATCATGGGTCACGTTGATCATGGTAAAACTTCATTGCTTGATTACATAAGAAAATCACGTGTAGCAGCAGGAGAGGCCGGTGGTATCACTCAGCATGTTGGTGCTTATATGGTAAATAAAAACGGCAAAAACATCACATTTATTGACACCCCAGGTCACGAAGCATTTACTGCTATGCGTGCAAGAGGTGCTGGTGTAACTGATATAGTTATCATTGTTGTTGCAGCAGATGATGGCGTAAAACCACAAACAAAAGAGGCGGTCAGCCACGCAAAAGCTGCTGGTGTACCAATAATCATCGCTATAAACAAAATGGATAAAGAGTCAGCAAATCCTGACCTAGTAAAGACTGGTCTTGCCGAGCTTGATATCATGCCAACAGAGTGGGGCGGAAAATATGAATTTGTGCCAATCTCTGCAAAAACAGGCATGGGTATAGATGATCTGCTTGAGATTGTACTTTTACAAGCTGATCTTTTAGAGCTAAAAGCAAATCCAAAGGCAAACGCAAAAGCAACTGTCATCGAGAGCTCACTTCAAAAAGGTCGTGGCCCAGTCGCTACTATTATCGTTGAAAATGGCACGCTTCATGTTGGAGATACTGTTGTAGCTGGTGTTGCATATGGAAAGATAAGAAGCTTGCTTGATGACCAAGGTAAGCCTTTGCAAGATATAAAACCAGGCGAATGCGGTGTTATAGTAGGTCTTAGCGAGATAGCAGAGGCAGGCGAGACATTAATAGGCGTAAAAACTGACAAAGAGGCTCGTGAATACGCGCAGAAAAAGGCTGAATATATCCGCCAAAAAGAGCTTAGCAAGAGCACAAAAGTTAGTATTGATGAGCTTAGTGCTAAGATCGCTGAGGGTGAGTTAAAGACGCTTCCAGTTATTATTAAAGCTGACGTTGGTGGCTCACTTGAGGCGCTAAAAGCAAGTCTAGAAAAACTAGCAAATGATGAGATCAGGGTAAATGTCATCCACTCAGGTGTTGGCGGCATCACGCAAAGCGATGTAGCACTTGCTAGTGCGAGCGAAGACTGTATAATCCTTGGTTTTAACATAAGACCAACTGGCGAGATAAAAGAAAAGGCAAAAGAGAGTGGCGTTGAAATTAAAACTTATAACGTTATTTATAATTTAATTGACGACGTGAAGGCAATTTTAGGTGGATTAATGTCACCGATAATTAGAGAAGAGCAGCTTGGTCAAGCTCAGGTTCGTCAAGTGATCCATGTGCCAAAAGTCGGTACTATCGCTGGATGTATCGTTACTGAAGGCACGATAAACAGAGGTGCAAAAATTCGCCTTATTAGAGAAGGTGTGGTCGTTTACGAGGGCTCGGTAAGCTCATTAAAACGCTTCAAAGATGACGTCAAAGAGGTTGCTAAAGGTTATGAGTGTGGCGTTGGTATCGAAAATTTCAACGATATTAGAGAAAATGACTATATCGAAAGCTTCAAAGAAGTCAAGGAGAAAGCTACTCTATGA
- a CDS encoding prephenate dehydrogenase encodes MKIGIIGLGLMGGSLGLALKDEKLISCVSGYDKDENHSKKALELGLVHEILSIDEMKKKCDIIFLAVPVEAIVSIVQNLTDISEDTTIIDFGSTKQKIIEAVPEKIRKNFIPAHPMAGTEYSGPEAAFKSLYTGATVIVCDFAESAEKHVKRSVELFSCLGMKIIFMSAKEHDHHVGLISHLPHAIAFSLASGILKEEDKRHIVALGGPTFKGMIRVAKSSPFMWSDIFKQNKNNVVEAINMFEKELNLCKDLIKDERWDELFAWMSDARAVREIL; translated from the coding sequence ATGAAAATAGGCATCATCGGACTTGGTCTTATGGGTGGCTCACTTGGGTTAGCATTAAAAGATGAAAAACTAATCTCATGTGTCAGCGGATATGATAAAGATGAAAATCACAGCAAAAAAGCGCTTGAACTTGGCTTGGTGCATGAAATTTTAAGCATCGATGAGATGAAAAAGAAGTGTGACATCATCTTTTTGGCTGTGCCAGTCGAAGCTATCGTGAGCATCGTGCAAAATTTAACTGACATTAGCGAAGATACAACTATTATTGATTTTGGCTCAACTAAACAAAAGATAATAGAAGCTGTGCCAGAAAAAATTCGTAAAAATTTCATCCCAGCTCACCCGATGGCAGGTACCGAGTACTCTGGTCCTGAGGCTGCCTTTAAGTCGCTTTACACAGGGGCAACTGTCATAGTTTGTGACTTTGCAGAAAGCGCAGAAAAACATGTAAAAAGAAGCGTTGAGCTATTTTCTTGCCTTGGTATGAAAATCATTTTTATGAGTGCGAAAGAACATGATCATCACGTGGGTCTTATTTCGCATTTGCCTCATGCGATTGCATTTTCTCTAGCGAGTGGAATTTTAAAAGAAGAGGATAAAAGGCACATTGTAGCACTTGGCGGACCGACATTTAAGGGCATGATACGTGTCGCAAAGAGTTCGCCTTTTATGTGGAGCGATATCTTTAAGCAAAATAAAAATAATGTTGTTGAAGCCATAAATATGTTTGAAAAAGAGCTAAATTTGTGCAAAGATCTCATCAAAGATGAACGCTGGGATGAACTTTTTGCTTGGATGAGCGACGCTAGAGCTGTAAGAGAAATTTTGTAA
- the ribD gene encoding bifunctional diaminohydroxyphosphoribosylaminopyrimidine deaminase/5-amino-6-(5-phosphoribosylamino)uracil reductase RibD: MNDEFYMDLALSEAWKFQILTYPNPAVGCLVLDENGQILSCKAHEKAGYLHAEPTAILFALCRKSKNFQDKFLKAYNEKFFLNLKPIDLEEQPLEPKFTYEFILKNHSNLLKNAKTYVTLEPCSHHGKTPPCTNLLKELGFSEVIIGSHDENKIASGGASLLQSSGMRVKFGVLKGRCDKLLEPFLAYQNGGFSFLKIALSKNGVASGGIITNELSRTHVHKLRCIIDTLVIGGNTVRTDRPKLDSRLVGSGKNPDVIIYSRSDKFDETIPLFSVPYRKVSVQKELNLKGLTMFEGAGEFLKLAKDGKLANVKWLLIYQSSNFKDGKNLSLDLNLKPLFSGNFGNDSYTWYEILD; the protein is encoded by the coding sequence ATGAACGACGAATTTTACATGGATCTTGCATTAAGCGAGGCTTGGAAATTTCAAATATTAACCTATCCAAATCCAGCCGTTGGGTGTCTTGTCCTTGATGAAAATGGACAAATTTTATCTTGTAAGGCTCATGAAAAGGCTGGGTATTTACATGCAGAGCCAACGGCGATACTATTTGCGCTTTGCAGGAAAAGTAAAAATTTCCAAGATAAATTTCTAAAAGCATATAATGAAAAATTTTTCTTAAATTTAAAGCCCATTGATCTTGAAGAACAGCCTTTAGAGCCAAAATTTACCTACGAATTTATACTAAAAAACCACTCAAATTTACTAAAAAATGCAAAAACTTATGTCACACTTGAGCCTTGCTCACATCATGGTAAAACGCCACCTTGCACAAATTTACTAAAAGAGCTTGGCTTTAGTGAGGTGATAATAGGCAGCCACGATGAAAACAAAATAGCAAGTGGCGGCGCAAGTTTACTGCAAAGTTCTGGCATGAGGGTGAAATTTGGCGTTTTAAAAGGGCGTTGTGACAAGCTACTTGAGCCATTTTTGGCATATCAAAATGGTGGATTTAGTTTTTTAAAAATAGCTCTTAGTAAAAATGGCGTGGCAAGTGGCGGTATCATCACAAATGAACTTAGCCGCACGCATGTCCATAAACTAAGATGCATCATAGATACGCTAGTGATCGGTGGCAATACAGTGCGAACAGACCGGCCAAAGCTTGACAGCAGGTTGGTGGGCAGCGGTAAAAATCCAGACGTTATAATCTACTCAAGAAGTGATAAATTTGATGAAACGATACCGCTTTTTAGTGTGCCATATCGCAAAGTGAGCGTGCAAAAAGAGCTAAATTTAAAAGGGCTTACTATGTTTGAAGGTGCTGGTGAGTTTTTAAAACTTGCAAAAGATGGCAAACTGGCAAACGTAAAATGGCTACTTATCTATCAAAGCTCAAATTTTAAGGATGGTAAAAATTTAAGCCTTGATCTAAATTTAAAGCCACTATTTAGTGGGAATTTTGGAAACGATAGCTACACTTGGTATGAAATTTTGGATTAA